The following are encoded together in the Cryptococcus neoformans var. neoformans JEC21 chromosome 9 sequence genome:
- a CDS encoding expressed protein yields the protein MEIASAAWKNKEKQFTQKSHQIASLWGVSSVVRPGILDSTLWTVKDGLFMCTCKNKHSEEDYEVEDKIVAALEKGMMAADANLDEVGKALEKQRIPKRMATIAWGMERHSDEFSWDKEGMRVRHISLDQVAECSNMGLEELSTIDTMSLKCPNKHRRFAYICRVLTKPKVEDGIVFHVEDPDGLSLPVIIKFPTSTPCYSLSIKTILEELYSVGTILAIKEPAVRYGKRGGYVICVDIPTNIVEIHPKDKLASRFAKIPPAVPVQDLEWESVKDLGNKALKNKNPIIAAKYYTSALADPAVKGSPSRQLLLYLNRAQALLDQKLYGTAYRDCLKAEKLVAEPKAKASQPQCAKLYWRMANSAYGLRLWQSAEQLADKCSHYPESSYQLPELRRKLERRRKEWEKGEYDWTSLFHEVHLSNASHLDVADYQGPIHCRIIPGRNTRGLVLSDAVKAGDLLLVSKAIITTHATDVGNAILPCVDNSNEDYIPPSTYTAINRAVHRYIDDPFMGQLFAGLNLGKNGVNIGTNPLPQWTCCNDSRLSELIKPVETINLRMIRQAIAMNKVFGFSVPYKATDNPVKVDEIRQWPLMLFATPTLLNHSCKPTASLTYWGDVAVVRALYDLPKNCELTVERFDINATYAARLDISFSENIRCSCMLCKSDAKTEYDLRCRLVEEVYPKLLEDFTMDTSHPFDAKSERGFCRAKEWIRSWMQLERKVMSTYGDANKWLRTDLAPVRKGLAKAWYLIDMKKGIETEMRLFEGLGCVWSSREQRLKHGRLLERICPTKDNLIIFLLTSAAHYAKLQPLNRAYVSLWVRTALWAHQIIYGGNIELFKKRFAEKLPPDDMIDWEWTDEVKKNGDGIGTLPRPNVALNGIGVNGKDHVRKFFNSTA from the exons ATGGAGATTGCTTCGGCAGCGTGgaagaacaaggaaaaACAGTTCACTCAAAAATCTCATCAGATCGCAAGCTTATGGGGCGTCTCATCCGTCGTCAGGCCGGGAATCCTCGACTCGACATTATGGACTGTCAAGGATGGGCTCTTTATGTGTACTTGCAAGAATAAGCattcagaagaagattatgAAGTAGAGGATAAAATTGTTGCGgctttggagaagggaatGATGGCAGCAGAC GCCAACTTGGATGAAGTGGGTAAGGCACTTGAGAAGCAGAGAATCCCAAAGAGAATGGCTACCATAGCTTGGGGTATGGAAAGGCACTCTGACGAGTTCTCGTGGGACAAAGAAGGTATGCGTGTGAGGCATATCAGCCTGGATCAGGTCGCCGAGTGTTCAAATATGGGCTTGGAAGAATTGTCTACAATTGATACGATGTCTTTGAAGTGCCCAAATAAGCACAGAC GTTTCGCGTACATCTGCCGAGTTCTTACCAAACCTAAGGTCGAGGATGGCATCGTTTT TCATGTCGAAGATCCAGATGGACTTTCGCTGCCCGTCATCATAAAGTTCCCCACCTCCACTCCTTGTTACTCTCTGTCCATCAAGACCATCCTCGAAGAACTGTACTCTGTCGGCACTATCCTGGCCATCAAAGAGCCTGCCGTCCGATATGGCAAAAGGGGTGGCTACGTAATCTGCGTAGATATACCTACCAATATCGTCGAGATACATCCCAAAGACAAACTCGCCAGTCGGTTCGCGAAAATCCCACCTGCAGTACCTGTACAGGACTTAGAATGGGAGTCAGTGAAGGATCTTGGCAACAAAGCtctgaagaacaagaatCCTATCATTGCTGCCAAATATTACACTTCCGCCCTTGCTGACCCTGCAGTTAAGGGAAGCCCATCTCGTCAGCTTCTCCTCTACCTCAACcgtgctcaagctctcctGGATCAAAAGTTGTACGGCACTGCATACCGCGATTGTCTCAAAGCGGAGAAACTTGTGGCAGAACCAAAAGCCAAAGCTAGTCAACCACAATGTGCTAAACTGTATTGGCGTATGGCCAACTCGGCATACGGACTTAGGTTATGGCAAAGTGCGGAACAGCTAGCCGACAAATGCTCGCACTATCCTGAATCGAGCTATCAGTTGCCTGAATTGAGGAGAAAGTTGgagcggagaaggaaggaatgggagaaaggagaataCGATTGGACATCGCTCTTCCATGAAGTGCACTTGTCAAACGCCTCTCATCTCGATGTAGCCGATTATCAGGGTCCGATCCATTGTCGTATAATTCCAGGAAGGAATACTCGGGGCTTGGTATTATCGGATGCTGTGAAAGCCGGGGATCTTTTACTTGTTTCCAAGGCCATCATTACGACCCACGCCACAGACGTGGGAAACGCTATTCTGCCTTGTGTTGACAACAGCAACGAAGATTACATTCCACCTTCTACTTATACTGCCATTAATCGCGCCGTGCACCGCTACATCGACGACCCATTCATGGGGCAATTGTTCGCTGGTTTGAACCTTGGGAAAAACGGAGTAAACATAGGGACCAATCCCTTACCACAATGGACTTGCTGTAATGATAGCCGTCTCAGTGAGCTTATTAAGCCTGTGGAGACGATTAATCTGCGAATGATCCGCCAAGCGATCGCGATGAACAAGGTGTTCGGGTTCTCTGTACCATACAAAGCGACGGATAATCCGGTAAAGGTGGACGAAATCCGACAGTGGCCTCTGATGTTGTTTGCGACGCCGACATTACTAAACCATTCTTGCAAGCCGACGGCTTCTTTGACGTACTGGGGTGAT GTTGCGGTTGTTCGAGCCCTCTACGACTTGCCCAAAAATTGCGAACTCACTGTCGAAAGATTCGACATCAACGCTACTTATGCTGCTCGCCTTGATATTTCTTTTAGCGAAAACATCCGATGTTCATGTATGCTTTGTAAATCCGATGCTAAAACCGAATATGACCTTCGTTGTCGTCTTGTGGAAGAAGTCTACCCGAAGCTACTGGAAGACTTTACGATGGACACTTCACATCCATTTGATGCAAAGTCCGAGCGGGGCTTTTGTAGGGCAAAGGAGTGGATTAGGTCATGGATGCAATTGGAGAGAAAGGTCATGTCGACGTATGGAGACGCCAACAAATGGTTAAGAACGGACTTGGCGCCTGTGCGTAAGGGGTTGGCCAAGGCATGGTATTTGATTGACATGAAGAAAGGTATTGAG ACCGAAATGAGGTTGTTCGAAGGTTTAGGCTGCGTTTGGTCCAGTAGAGAACAACGATTAAAGCACGGTCGATTGCTGGAACGAATATGTCCCACAAAAGACAACCTCATCATATTCCTCCTTACGTCCGCTGCACACTATGCCAAACTCCAGCCC CTAAATCGTGCTTATGTAAGTTTATGGGTCCGTACAGCGTTATGGGCTCATCAGATCATTTATGGCGGCAATATCGAACTGTTCAAAAAACGCTTCGCTGAAAAACTTCCCCCAGACGACATGATAGATTGGGAGTGGACAGATGAAGTGAAAAAgaatggggatgggatagGAACTTTGCCAAGACCAAACGTAGCTTTGAATGGGATTGGGGTCAATGGAAAGGACCATGTCCGAAAATTTTTCAACAGTACTGCGTAA